A stretch of DNA from Candidatus Bathyarchaeota archaeon:
CTGAAATCCCAGAAGTTGAAGAGATCTCCGTAGAAACCTCAACGCCTTTGGTTGGTATGCCGATTTCAAGTGGCGGATACAAGATTATTTTGAAAGGTGCGAAGATTCAAGCGAAAAAGATTATCATCAAAGCCCCTAAGAAAAAGTAGTTGATGAAAAGTTGGTAGAGAAGGAGAAAAAGAAGTCAGAAGATAGCATCAACATAGATATCCTAGATACTTTGAATAAATTCGAAGAATTAGAACTTGAAGATGTAGAACTCGAAGTGGGTGAGCTAGAACTCTGGATTCAACCAGGTGCTGGAAAAGTTACAGTGGCCCCAAGAGTTGAGCCTGAAGAAAAACCAACAAGAATGCTAGAGGTAGAATTCAAACCTCCAATCATGACTTATCCAGGAAAAATATTGGAAGTTAAACTTGGAGCCACGAAAAAAGAAGGTGGAAGTCGAAGCAAATCACTTGTAATTGGTGGAGAGACTACTCTACCATTCTATAATTTTGAGTCAAAAATGATTCACAAACCGGTTATTTCTTTAGATGTTTTCGATACCAAAATTCCATTAGCTAAACCTGTTAAAAAAGAATTCGAAGAAGTTCTGGAAGACCCTTCTGCATGGGCAAAATTTTCAGTCGATAAATTCGGAGCAGAAATGGTAAATCTTCATCTTATAAGTATAGATCCTTTAATAAAAGATACCAAGCCCAAAGATGCAGCTAAAACCGTTGAGAATGTACTCCAAGCGGTTGATGTTCCAATAGCTGTTGGTGGATGTGGGGATCCAGAGAAGGATCTAAAAGTTTTTGATAAGATTGCAGAAGTGGCGGAAGGGGAAAACATTCTCATAA
This window harbors:
- the cdhD gene encoding CO dehydrogenase/acetyl-CoA synthase subunit delta; translated protein: MVEKEKKKSEDSINIDILDTLNKFEELELEDVELEVGELELWIQPGAGKVTVAPRVEPEEKPTRMLEVEFKPPIMTYPGKILEVKLGATKKEGGSRSKSLVIGGETTLPFYNFESKMIHKPVISLDVFDTKIPLAKPVKKEFEEVLEDPSAWAKFSVDKFGAEMVNLHLISIDPLIKDTKPKDAAKTVENVLQAVDVPIAVGGCGDPEKDLKVFDKIAEVAEGENILINSVTLDMNVEKMADIVNDHGHTIIAFTSMDLEDAKELNRKLFSFLPRNKVVIDTTTAALGYGLDYAFTVMERTRIAGLMGDAQIQNPLSSGTTNAWAAREAWMKMDPKWGPRELRGPIWETVTALTLLLAGVDYFMMMHPSAVKTVKNVIENLTSHSKILKPEIASNWVTKNLG